The DNA window TGTGGGAGCTGTGGGGACCGCTGCTGCACGGCGGCAGGCTGGTGGTCGTGCCGCAGGAGACCACCCGGTCGCCTGCCGATTTCGTCGAACTGGTGCGCGCGGAGCGGGTGACCGTGCTGAACCAGACGCCGTCCGCCTTCGCCCAGTTCGCCACCGCGGAGAAGGAGTCCCGGCTCGGCGAGCACGCGCTGCGGTACGTGATCTTCGGCGGGGAACCGTTGGGGCTCACCAGGTTGCGGGAGTGGTTCGAGCGCCACGGCGAGAGCGCGCCGGAACTGGTGAACATGTACGGCATCACCGAGACCACCGTGCACGTCACCCGGCTCCGGCTGGCCGAGCGGACCTGCGCCGACGAGCACGGGAGCCTGATCGGCGAGCCGCTCGACGACCTGCGGGTGTACCTGCTCGACGAGCGGCTGCGCCTGGTGCCGCCCGGCGCGCAGGGCGAGATCTACGTGGCAGGGCGAGGACTTGCCAGGGGGTACCACGGCAGGCCGGGGTTGACCGGCTCGCGGTTCGTGGCCGATCCGTTCGCGGCCGACGGAAGCCGCCTGTACCGCAGCGGAGACCTCGCGCGCCGGCGCTCCGACGGGACCCTGGAGTACCGCGGCCGGTCGGACGACCAGGTCAAGGTGCGGGGTTTCCGCATCGAACCCGGCGAGATCGAGTCCGTGGTCGGCAGGCATCCCGCGGTGTCCCAGGTGGTGGTGCTGCCGCGCGAGGACGTGCCTGGCACGCGCCGCCTCGTCGGCTACGTGGTGCCGTCCGGGCAGCCGCCCGCGCCGGCGGAACTGCGCGAGCACGCCGCGAAGAGCCTGCCCAGCCACCTGGTGCCAGCCGGTTTCGTGGTGCTGGACCGCTTTCCGTTGACGCCCAACGGAAAGCTCGACCGGGACGCCTTGCCCGCGCCCGATTTCGGCGCACTCGACTCCGGCGGGCGTGCCCGCGACGAGACCGAGGCGATCCTGTGCGAGTTGTTCGCGGAAGTGCTCGGGCTGCCCGAGGTCGGTGTCGACGGCAGCTTCTTCGACCTCGGTGGTGACAGCATCCTGTCGATCCAACTGGTCAGCAGGGCGTGGGAGGCGGGCCTGACGATCTCGCCTCGCGACGTGCTCGTCCGGCAGAACGTCACGGGGCTCGCCGAGGTGGCCCGATCGCACGGGGAGGACGGCTCGGCGACCGAGGACGATCCGGTCGGGACGGTGCCCGCGACCCCGATCATCGCGCGCCTCGCCGAGCTGGGTGGCCCGATCGACCAGTACAACCTCGCCATGCTCGTCCGCACCCCGGCCGGGTTGTCGCGAACCGATCTGCTGACCGCGCTGGACGCGCTGGTGGACCGGCACGACGCGCTCCGCGCCGCGCTCGACCGGACGGGCGGCTGGACGCTGGAGGTCGGAGCGCCGGGAACGGTACCCGCACGGGACTTCCTGCACCGAGTGTCCACTGAGGACAGATTGGATCCGGTTACCGGTGCGGTGGACCCCGCGATGATGTCAGCCGAGTTCGCCGCGGCGCAGCGGCGGCTCGCGCCGGACTCGGGAGTGATGGTCCAGGCGGTGTGGTTCGACGCCGGGGACGACCGGCCGGGCAGGCTGCTGATGATGGCCCACCACCTGGTGATCGACGCGGTGTCCTGGCGGGTGCTGATCGCAGAGCTGGGCGTGCTCGCCGATGCCGCGATCTCGGGCGCGCCGGGACGGCTGCCGCCTCCGGCCACATCGGTGCGGCGCTGGGCGCAGGAACTCGCGGCGCAGGCGGAAACCCCGGCCAGGATCGCCGAACTGCCCCGGTGGACCGAGATCCTGCGGCGGCCCGATCCGCCGCTGGGCCGCCGGGAGCTGGATCCGGTGCGCGACGTGATGACGGCGGGCCGCGGTTTCGCCGTGCGGCTGCCAGCCGATCGCACCCGTGCCCTGCTGACCGCGGTGCCCGCGGCCTTGGGGGCAGGCGCGCACGACGCGCTGCACACCGCGCTGGCGCTCGCGGTCGCCCACTGGCGCACCGGGCCCGCGGCCGGGCTGCTGGTCGACCTCCAGGGGCACGGCCGTGACGCGATCGCCCCCGGTCTCGACTGCTCGCGCACCATCGGCTGGCTGGTGAACGTGTTCCCTGCCTGGTTCGACCCCGGCGATATCGAGTGGGACGAGGTGCTCGCGGCCGGACCGGCGCTGGGTGCGGCGGTCCGGCGGGTGCGGGACCAGCTCCGGGCGCTGCCGGACAACGGGTTGGGCTACGGGATGCTGCGCTACCTCAACCCGCGCACCCGGTCCCGGCTCGCGGCTTTGCCCCAGCCGAGGCTGAAGTTCAACTACCTCGGCCGGTTCACCGTCGGCGAGGACGCGCAGAACTGGGCGCCGACGGCCGAACTGGCCGGCGTCATGGGCGGCGGGCAGGACGAGGACATGCGGGTGTCGCACGCCCTCGAGTCCACTGTGTACATCGCAGAGCAGTACGGGCGCGCCGAGCTGACCGCCTTCTGGGGCTGGCTGGACGGGGTGCTCGCCGAAGACGCGGTGCGGGAGCTGGCCGAGCACTGGACGACCGCGCTGGAAGCCATCCTCACCCTGGCCGAAACGGAAGAATGACATGTTGATCCTGTCCTTCAAAGAAGGTCACGACAGTGCGGTCGCCGCGATCGAGGACGGCAGGCTGCTGTTCGTCCTTGAGTCCGAAAAGGACTCGTTCCCGCGGTACAACTCGCTCACCGCCGAGGTGCTGACGACCGCGATGGAACGGCTCGACCGGGTGCCCGACGTGGTCGCCATCGGCGGCTGGGTCAAGGGGAACTACTCGGTGGAAAGGCAGTCGCAGACCGGCTACTTCGGCGTCGGTCCCGGCTCGGTCACCGACGTGCCCGGTACCGCGTTCGGCCGCCCGGTGCGGCGGTTCTCCTCGACACACGAACGCTCGCACATCATGTGCGCGCAGGGCCTCGCGCCGCTGCCCGCCGGGCAGCCGGTCTACCACCTCGTGTGGGAGGGAAACATCGGGTCCTTCTACCGGGTCGACGAACGCGGCGAGGTCACCCACCTGCGCCAGGTGCTGGCCGATCCCGGCAACAAGTACGCGTACCTGTTCGCGCTCGCCGACCCGAAGTTCCCGGCGAACAAGGGATTGCTGCGGCTGCAGGACGCGGGAAAGCAGATGGCGCTGACCGGATTCGCCGAACCCGGCGAGCCGGACCGGGCCGAGCGCGAGCTGATCGACTTCATCCTCGCTCAGGACGGGATCATCCTGAACGTGGGCAAGGACGAGATGTCCTGGTCGCCGTACCTCGACATCGGGGTGGAGTCCCAGGCCTACAAGAACGTCGCGGCCAAGCTGTCGGACGCCATCTTCGAGCGCTTCCACGCGTACGCGGCCGAGCACCTCACCGAAGGGCTGCCGTTGCTGATCTCCGGCGGCTGCGGCCTCAACTGCGAGTGGAACCGCCGGTGGCGGGAGTGCGGCCTGTTCCCGGAGGTCTTCGTGCCCCCGTGCCCGAACGACAGCGGGTCCGCGCTCGGCACGGCGATCGACGCGCAGCTCCACTACACCGGGTCCGCCTCGGTCTCCTGGGACGTCTACGCCGGTGACCCCTTCGTCGAGGACACGACCTTCGACCCTGCCGAGTTCCACAGCCGCCCGCTCGATCTCGCCGAGGTGGCGAAGTTCCTCGCCGACGGCAACATCATCGCCTGGGCCCGCGGCCGGTGGGAGATGGGACCGCGCGCGCTCGGCAACCGGTCGATCCTGGCCGCGCCGTTCGATGCGGAGACCACGACCCGGCTCAACAAGATCAAGCAGCGGGAGGGGTACCGCCCGATCGCGCCGATCTGCCTGGAGTCCGACGCGGACCAGTGGTTCGAAGGCTCGGTCCCGGACCCGTACATGCTCTACTTCAGCAGCGTGCGCTCCGACCGGCTGCGCGCGGTCACCCACGTCGACGGGACCGCGAGGGCGCAGACCGTGACACCGCGGCAGAACCCGCGCATGGCGGGCCTGCTGGCGGCGTTCCGCGAGCTCACCGGGTTCAGCGTGCTGTGCAACACCTCGCTGAACTTCTCCGGCCGCGGCTTCCTCAACCGCACCAGCGATCTCATCGAATACGGCGAACAGCACGGCTTGGACGGGTACGTCGTCGAGGACACGTTCGTAACCCGCCGGACGGCATAGGAGGGACCATGGGGCAGGCAGTGACGGGGCAACGGGGCGGCGCGGAGTTCTTCCACTTCGCGGAGCGGGACGAATTCGATCCCGCACTGGTCGTGGAGGTGCTCCGCGGGCAGCGGCTCGGCGTGATCTTCCGCGACGTCATCCCGGCCGACGCCAGGAAGTGCGTCACGGCGAAGTTCTGGGACAGCCCGAGCAGGCGGCACCGGCCTGGCGAGCCGTCGCACTACGTCGGCGCCTACCACTGGAACAAGTCGGTGCGGACCTACCTCGCCGAGGCCGAGGAGGTCCGCGCGGACGTCGAAGACATCCTCGACGTGCCCGATTCCCCGTGGAAGTCCTTTCGCGACGGGCTTTCCGGTGAACTGGCCAAGGGCTCGGCGACCCTGCGCGTCGCCGGGATGGACGGGGCCGACGCGTGCCCCGCCCTGCTGCGGGCGTGGACCGGAGCCGGGGCGTTTTCCCTCGCCCCGCACGACGATCTGGCACAGTGCCGTGACCCGAGGCAGGCGGAGTTCGAGATCCAGCGGGCGGCCGACCACGAGATCTGCGCGGTGAACATGTGCGTCGAGCACGAAGAGGGCGGCAGGCTGGTGCTGTGGGACATCAGGCCGGACGACGAAAGCAGGGCGCGGCTCGGCCTCGAACTCACCGGCTTCGGGTATCCGGCCGAACTGCTCGAACCGTTCGAGGAAATCCGGCTCGACATCCACGAGGGTGACGTCTACGTCTTCAACGGCGCCCACGTCCACGCCGTCGACGAAACGCACGGCAACCGGACCAACATCTCGTTCCTGATGGGGTTCGTCGACAAGCGGACGGTCGTCAGCTGGACGTGAGAGCGTTCCTCTACCCGGAGGGCTGATCCACCGCGGCCATCAGGTCGGCCAGGTGCGGGCAGCCGCCGTCGGCGAGGTCCGCTCGCACCCGGTCGCGGACGTCGGGCGCCATGTCCTGGCTGAGCTTGAACAGGGCCTTGGCCTCGGTCACGTGCACCTTGAACGAGACCACGTGCTCCACCAGCGAGGCGAACTTCTCCCTGGACGCGGTCATGTCCCAGGGGGAGGTGCGCATGGATTCCAGTGTCCGCACGGTTTCCTCGACGACGAACAGCGACTCCTCGCGGCTGTCGGTCAGCTCGACCCGGCCCGTGAGGTGCACCGCCGCGTAGTTCAACGTCGGCACCGCGGGTTCGAAACCGTAGGTGCTGGGGGAGACGTACCCGTGCTGGCCGGAGAAGACGAGCAGGATCTCCGGTTCCGCCGCGAACTGTGTCCACTGTGGATTCTTGCGCGCCAGGTGACCGATCATCGTGACGCCGTCGAAGGAGCCGGGGACGGCGTCGTGGCGGGGGAAGATCACCGGGGCGTGCGTGGCGACCGGGGCGCGGCCCGGTTCGGCGCTGATCACCACGGCGAACGGGTTGCGCCGGACGAGGTCGACCTCCATCGCCGGGGAAGGGGCGACATAGGGCCCGTACACGCGCATGCTCAGCCCGCCGCCGCGCAGTGCCCGCCTGGCGAGGGCACGTCCAGGGTCGGGTTCCGGTCGAAGAAGCCGACCGGCCGGAGCACGAACCCGCAGTGGTCGACCGGCATCACCGGCCAGTCCTCCGGCCGAGGGAAGTGCGTCAGGCCGAAGGTGTGCCACAGCACGAGATCGGTGCCGTCGAGATCGCGGTCCGCCGCGGTGTAGGCGGGCAGGCCCTGTCCCGGCGGGCACTGGTTGACCAGGTCGCCCGCCGGGAACCGCTCGCCGGGGTG is part of the Amycolatopsis sp. CA-230715 genome and encodes:
- a CDS encoding carbamoyltransferase C-terminal domain-containing protein — encoded protein: MLILSFKEGHDSAVAAIEDGRLLFVLESEKDSFPRYNSLTAEVLTTAMERLDRVPDVVAIGGWVKGNYSVERQSQTGYFGVGPGSVTDVPGTAFGRPVRRFSSTHERSHIMCAQGLAPLPAGQPVYHLVWEGNIGSFYRVDERGEVTHLRQVLADPGNKYAYLFALADPKFPANKGLLRLQDAGKQMALTGFAEPGEPDRAERELIDFILAQDGIILNVGKDEMSWSPYLDIGVESQAYKNVAAKLSDAIFERFHAYAAEHLTEGLPLLISGGCGLNCEWNRRWRECGLFPEVFVPPCPNDSGSALGTAIDAQLHYTGSASVSWDVYAGDPFVEDTTFDPAEFHSRPLDLAEVAKFLADGNIIAWARGRWEMGPRALGNRSILAAPFDAETTTRLNKIKQREGYRPIAPICLESDADQWFEGSVPDPYMLYFSSVRSDRLRAVTHVDGTARAQTVTPRQNPRMAGLLAAFRELTGFSVLCNTSLNFSGRGFLNRTSDLIEYGEQHGLDGYVVEDTFVTRRTA
- a CDS encoding 2OG-Fe(II)-dependent halogenase WelO5 family protein, whose translation is MGQAVTGQRGGAEFFHFAERDEFDPALVVEVLRGQRLGVIFRDVIPADARKCVTAKFWDSPSRRHRPGEPSHYVGAYHWNKSVRTYLAEAEEVRADVEDILDVPDSPWKSFRDGLSGELAKGSATLRVAGMDGADACPALLRAWTGAGAFSLAPHDDLAQCRDPRQAEFEIQRAADHEICAVNMCVEHEEGGRLVLWDIRPDDESRARLGLELTGFGYPAELLEPFEEIRLDIHEGDVYVFNGAHVHAVDETHGNRTNISFLMGFVDKRTVVSWT
- a CDS encoding FMN-binding negative transcriptional regulator, whose product is MRVYGPYVAPSPAMEVDLVRRNPFAVVISAEPGRAPVATHAPVIFPRHDAVPGSFDGVTMIGHLARKNPQWTQFAAEPEILLVFSGQHGYVSPSTYGFEPAVPTLNYAAVHLTGRVELTDSREESLFVVEETVRTLESMRTSPWDMTASREKFASLVEHVVSFKVHVTEAKALFKLSQDMAPDVRDRVRADLADGGCPHLADLMAAVDQPSG